In the genome of Arachis stenosperma cultivar V10309 chromosome 6, arast.V10309.gnm1.PFL2, whole genome shotgun sequence, the window CTAAAATACCGGGTAACGACATCGATATTTATTTGGATCCCCTGGTGGATGAGTTGAAGCAACTCTGGGACGGTGTTGAAACTTATGATGCTAATAAGGGGACCATTTTCAAGATGTGTGCGGCGCTAATGTGGATTATTAGCGATTTTTCAGGGTTGAAAAATTTATCTGGGTGGAACACGTACAGTGGGTTAGCTTGTCCCACATGTAACATGGACGCTAAGGCTCATCGACTAACATTCAGTCGAAAATGGTGTTACATGGGCCATCACCGCTTCTTGAATCAGGGCCATAAATATAGAGTAGACCGGAAAAGATTTGACGGACAAGTTGAAAGCAGAGATCCACCGATGAAGTATTATGGAACAGATGTTTTAAGGCAGCAGTCTAACTTGCAAGTATCGTTTGGGAAGAACCCAACTCTGACAGCCAAAAGAAGATGTGTTGGTAAGATGCAGATCAAGATGACTCGGTTTGGAAAAAGAGGAGTGTGTTCTTTGAACTCCCGTACTGGAAGGATCACATGTTGCATCATAACCTTGACGTGATGCACATAGAAAAGAATATTTGTGACAATGTGGTCTACACTATTTTAAACGACAGCGTCAAATCAAAAGATAATCTTAAAGCtcgcaaagatttacaaagcaTGGGCATAAGGCCTGAATTGTGGCCGGACGAAGGTGGTAAATATCCTTCAGCAATCTTCACAATGCCGAATCCACAGAAGGATGTATTCCTGAAGACTCTATAGAACGTGGTCTTTCCAGATGGTTACTCGAGCAATATTGCTCGTTGTGTTGACATCCGGCAGCGCAAGTTGTATGGGTTGAAAAGTCACGATTGCCACATTCTAATGGAACAATTACTTCCAATTTTGGTGAAGAATGCATTGCCAAGTCCGGTATCGAATGTGATTGCGAATCTGTCCTCATTTTTCCGAGAACTCTGTGGAAAAGCTGTAAATCCTATGCAGCTTGGTGCCCTTCATAATCATGTTGTGCAAATTCTGTGTCAGATGAAAATGATATTTCCTCCATCTTTCTTCATTGTCATGGTTCACCTTATGGTGCACCTCGTTGATGAACTAAAACTTGGTGGCCCGATACATTATCGGTGGATGTATCCAATAAAAAGGTTAGCGTGCTAATAAACGCATTTAAGAATTCTTTTTCCAATTTTGTTACGTATATACTAAACGTTATGTCGTATTTATGTAAAAGGTACTTGGGACGATTGAAGCAATACGTGCGTAACAGGGCACAAGCTGAAGGCTCAATTGCGGAGGGCTATTTATCCGAGGAGATTTTGACATTCTGCTCCAGATATTTGGATAATACTGAGACTAGAATCAACCGTCCAGCGCGAGTTGACGATCGACCTGTTGATATTACAAACAATACAGGATGTACTATGTTTCCTGAAATTGGAAAACCTTCAGGGGCTGTATCACATTTTGCACTGACCCAAATGGAAAGAGATCAGGCACATCGTCATGTGCTAGTCAATTGCGAGGCCGTCGCTCCATTTATTGAGTAAGTATGCACGTGTAATCATTAAGCACGATTATAACCAATTTCAAACACTCAGTCGTTGGACTAATTTCTTGTTATGTCGTAAAGTAAATTTAGGTCAGAAACCAAGCAAAAATTACAGGATCAAACAAGGTCGCACTCTAAGATAGACCGTGTTGTGCATGCAGAATTTCCTCGCCGGTTCAAGCGTGAGGTTCGTAGAAATTTAAGCTGACCAACTTATTTGTGCACTAGAATTATTTCTTGTAAATTCCATTTTTTAATACGAACAAACTCTAATTTATGGTCCTAGGTTCCAATGGACAGTACCGTACATTCGAAAAAAATGAAGTTGCTGGCATGTGGTCCCATGCTTCAGGCAAGACGGTTTGGGGCATACAACGTCAATGGGTACAAGTTTAGAACTATCACAAAGGAAGACGGGCTAAAAACACAAAATAGTGGAGTTTATGTCTCATCCAATACAAGAAGTTATGCCAGCATGCGTGACAACAGGTGGCTGTTGGTACTTGGTAGTGTTCCATATTATGGATCAATTGTTGACATCATCGAACTGAACTACAGCTGCCATTTCACAGTGGTTTTGTTCAAATGTATTTGGGCTGATACAACTACGAGCAGAGGAATCAAAGAAGACCATCTGGGTCTTACGAGCGTTAATTTTGCTCGTCCAATTCACACCGGTGATCGAGAAGAGGATGAACCGTACATATTGGCATCAGAAGCTCAACTCGTGTACTATGTACGTGATGAAGTAGATCAAGAATGGAGTGTAGTGGTTCATGTAAAACTACGAGACTTGTATGACATGGGAGGAGAGAATGAGGATGTTGAAACTACTTTTTCTCCTCAGCCCGGGTTGAACATATCAGCAGCAGGTGACATCAGTGATTTACAGTTGACAAGGAAAGATGATATAGAAGACCCAGTAGTAGATGTTTCTGATAACATAGATTATGTGGCATAGTGAAAATATGGCAAAACATGTGCAGCATTTTTAGACTATTCGTGTGTGTTTGATAAGTTTAACAGTGTTTATGATGTACGCAATTTGCTAGTTACATTACTATCTGTGTTTTCGTATTTGAATTAAGTTTTCATTTCAAGTTGATTTTCATGAATACCACCAATTTCTTATTTCTTCCAACGATGTTTGCTTTTAAAAGTTAGTTGTCAATGCTTTGTTCTTCTCATCATCGTTGTTATTGTTCTTAACATCCGATAAAGAAAATTATGACATCGAGTAAATTTTCTTGAATTACAATATTATTATCATTGACAAatatagttaatataaaatgGTGTTGTAACAGGAGAAATGAAAACGGAGGATTTCTCATCATGCTGTGCAGACACAACGTTCGCTAACAAAATGACTATAGCCTCTCCATTTTCTTCATTGGAACATGCAATTACGGTTGCCAGAGACATATGGTCCCGTAAGTTGAATGTTAGATCTTGGTTGGAGGCTTTATCAGGTCGATCTTGTTCTAATGAATACTTGGAAATGGCGAACGCATCTACTGTGCAGGTATGTTCATTAGCCgtacccttaaacacttgagttaaacattatttgaaaaataagttttttaaGTTGCTATATGCTTATTACATTTAACTAGTGATAGTTGTTCCGTTAATGCTAAAATTTGTAGAAACTTCATGAATGGGGGATCAAGGTACGAGGAGAAATTTGGCTATGTTTTGTGACATTTGTAGGTGGTAGGACATTTGAAGACATACTTGCTGAATTAAAGGTTGGAAATAAATTTCTAGCATAGAAAGTGAATTATAGAGACACAATATGTTTTACAAAATAGACCATCAACTATACATTTTATTATGGTGTAGATGCGCTTTAATAACTCGCATGGTGTTGAGTTGGAGATTGCTtcaaaagaggaattgaagtaTATAGAATGTGCTATTAGAGAGCTTCTTTCCAAGAAATCTGTCCAAACTATTGACAAAGGAGACGGTAATagttaattttgtatttattaattttgaaagtCCTCTTCCCATAATTCTGAAATTTTCTTTCCTTAATAACTAGAATGACTTTGAAGTTATCATTATCTTTTAACTAGATTTATATGTTGTTGGTTGCATGTTCTTATATTCAGTGTCAACTGAATATTCAGGCGAAATAGTTGCTGACACTCTAGATGGAGCAGACACTGATTCAGAAGATGATTTAGATGCTATCTCCTCCGGTGGATATGACATCTCTAGGGATGTTGAGCTTAATAGGGTTCCAAAAAAAGACAATAAACTTTAAATACCCAACACAGAGAAGATGCCGTACATGCTGCAAAAAGAGGTTTCGATCTGAACAAGATGCCATGATTTGGAAATGACTTATCAGATCCGTTATCACGTCACTACAGCGCTTTTTTGACAAAGTATTTTTGGCCAGATCAATACGATGTTGATGAGAAATTTTGACTCAAAACTTGTTTGTCTATTTTAGTAATTCTGATTTTTATGCTCCATTGAACTTTGTTTGAGTTAGTGAATTCGGACGTTTACTTGATTTTTATGTTACCAGTTATAGTTAAATACAAACTCAAAATGGCTGATACTATAAGGAAAAACATGATTCATAAATTTGGTTTTAGTTATtcatgtataatttttttttaagtaatgaattattttttatgtaatacaaaattgaaaatttatttaatgcACTAATTAAGTTGCAGTATTTGAaccttatttttttattaaataaaaatagcgAGAATTAGAACAGTTATAAGAAGGCAATaatgtttataaaaaaaattcaagttaaaaaaatattgcaGCGGTTGAAAAAAAATCGCTGCAAAACGAGTATCAATGTATTTAACAACTGAACATTTAGTAGGGATTACAGAAAAATCGATGCAAAATGAGATTATTTAACAGCGTCCCCTCAAACCGCTATAATAACCACTATAAAATGGGTACATTTTGCAGCGGTTACTGGAAAAACACTGCAAAATATGATCATTTGGTAGCATCTCCTAAAATCGCCACAAGAACTGCTGGCATATTGTATTTAGCAGCGGTTTAATAAAACTGCTATTAAATAACCGCCGCTATCTGCCggttttcttgtagtgatatAGATTGCATCAAAATTTGTTATTGAGGCTATCGCTAGTGATGAATATTGGAAATGGAATAATCACACAACATGACAAATCAGATCATAATATGGTCTACTCTCTATATAGGCAGATACGGTGTATATAACCAAGCAAACATAGAATGTGAGCACAAAAGTTAAACTACTCACTTATTGATATTATAGTAAATATTAGTGTTAGTTTCTTATAAACATGTGGTGGCAGATTAATCTCCTGTTGGACCAAGCAATGGCATACCACATATACCGATACCATCATATATATTTCTCAATTATTAATGACAATTCTGAAGTCATGATATTATTATTCATGTATAGTCCAATAATTTGAAGtaagtaattaataaaaatgcaGAAGTAGATGAGAGATTTTGTCGAATGTTTAGGCCACAAGTGGAACTTTAGCCACATGCATGCGCTGGAAAAAGGAATCTCATGGGACTATTATAATGGggttttgtttcttgcttgggCGGTTTGTTCAACAAAAGTAGACTGCTTCCAACACTCATTTGCTGTTATTATAAAATCCAatactcattctttttcacAACATATCTTCTGAACTAATTTAGATTTACTTGCCACACACACTTTGtcttttaaatgttttttaattaaaaaaaaatcatgcaTGCGTGtattagaaaataaatgaaTTCAGTAAGCATTACTTACCAACAAAATAGGAGTATGTAGTTTCCAATTTGCATTTAAACTCTTCCTCTGTCATTCTCGTGTTTTTTTTCACACGTACGTAAAAGAAAGAGAAACAAAATCGTATACTACTGCTATCAAATTATCGTTTAAAATCATTGGCTTCACATAAATGGtgtaatcaaattaaataatcaagTACCGTGATTATCATTGTTGCTATGTTGCTTAAACATTTAGACATGTAATTCACTTTGCGTGAGTTCAAATTGTATGTTATAATAAAGTTATACTAATGGTTGGATGATTAGTAAAGATATAAtaagaaatattatttatatactaaaattaattaataatatatttatatataaatatatataatttaatttatttttaatatatattttatattttaatatatattttatattagcaACTGATTTTGATACAGGTaga includes:
- the LOC130936802 gene encoding uric acid degradation bifunctional protein TTL-like isoform X1 — its product is MKTEDFSSCCADTTFANKMTIASPFSSLEHAITVARDIWSRKLNVRSWLEALSGRSCSNEYLEMANASTVQKLHEWGIKVRGEIWLCFVTFVGGRTFEDILAELKMRFNNSHGVELEIASKEELKYIECAIRELLSKKSVQTIDKGDVSTEYSGEIVADTLDGADTDSEDDLDAISSGGYDISRDVELNRVPKKDNKL
- the LOC130936802 gene encoding uric acid degradation bifunctional protein TTL-like isoform X2; the protein is MKTEDFSSCCADTTFANKMTIASPFSSLEHAITVARDIWSRKLNVRSWLEALSGRSCSNEYLEMANASTVQKLHEWGIKVRGEIWLCFVTFVGGRTFEDILAELKMRFNNSHGVELEIASKEELKYIECAIRELLSKKSVQTIDKGDGEIVADTLDGADTDSEDDLDAISSGGYDISRDVELNRVPKKDNKL
- the LOC130933641 gene encoding uncharacterized protein LOC130933641, producing MYSIWPVILIPYNLPPWLCMKQTSFILSMIIPGPKIPGNDIDIYLDPLVDELKQLWDGVETYDANKGTIFKMCAALMWIISDFSGLKNLSGWNTYSGLACPTCNMDAKAHRLTFSRKWCYMGHHRFLNQGHKYRVDRKRFDGQVESRDPPMKYYGTDVLRQQSNLQVSFGKNPTLTAKRRCVEKNICDNVVYTILNDSVKSKDNLKARKDLQSMGIRPELWPDEGDGYSSNIARCVDIRQRKLYGLKSHDCHILMEQLLPILVKNALPSPVSNVIANLSSFFRELCGKAVNPMQLGALHNHVVQILCQMKMIFPPSFFIVMVHLMVHLVDELKLGGPIHYRWMYPIKRYLGRLKQYVRNRAQAEGSIAEGYLSEEILTFCSRYLDNTETRINRPARVDDRPVDITNNTGCTMFPEIGKPSGAVSHFALTQMERDQAHRHVLVNCEAVAPFIESETKQKLQDQTRSHSKIDRVVHAEFPRRFKREVPMDSTVHSKKMKLLACGPMLQARRFGAYNVNGYKFRTITKEDGLKTQNSGVYVSSNTRSYASMRDNRWLLVLGSVPYYGSIVDIIELNYSCHFTVVLFKCIWADTTTSRGIKEDHLGLTSVNFARPIHTGDREEDEPYILASEAQLVYYVRDEVDQEWSVVVHVKLRDLYDMGGENEDVETTFSPQPGLNISAAGDISDLQLTRKDDIEDPVVDVSDNIDYVA